GCTCGAAGGCGAGACCGACGTCGCGGTTAACGTCCCACCCCAGGACGCTCAGCGGGTTCGCTCCAGTAACAGCGCGGGGCTGAGCGCGGTCCCGAGCACGCGGGTCATCTACAACGCGATGCGCTACGACGTCGAGCCGTTTTCGAGTCCGCAGTTCCGCCGGGCGATGAACTACGCCGTGAACCTCTCCGGGATCGTCGAGAACGTGCTCTCGGGCTTTGCGGACCCCACGGGACAGCCGACGCTCGAAGGCTTTTTCGGGTACAACGGCGACGTCGATCCCTACCCCCAGGACCAGGCCCAGGCCGAGTCCCTCGTGGAGGAGAGCGGCTTCGCGGGCGCGGAGATCACGCTCCACACGCCGGTCGGGCGCTACCTCAAGGACGTCGAGATCGCCCAGGCGGTCGTGAGCCAGATCGACTCGCTGTCGAACGTCTCGTGTGGGATCAGCCAGCGCGAGTTCACCTCGCTCGCGGGCGAACTCACCGATGGCGACATCACGACCGGCCCGGACTTCTACCTGATCGGGTGGGGCAACGCCACGTTCGACGCGAGCCAGACCATCATCCCGCTGCTGACGAGCGACGGTGCGCTCACCTCCTACAGCAACGAGGAGCTCGACTCGCTCGTCGCGGACGCCCAGTCCACGAGCGACGAGGACCAGCGCGAGTCGCTGCTTCAGGAGGCGAACGCGCTGATCAACGAGCAGGCTCCGTGGATCTTCCTGAATCGCCAGTACAGCGTCTACGGCGTGAGCAACCGGGTGGAGTGGAGCGCGCGCCGCGACGAGCGCATCAACGCCTACGCGATGGGCGAGACGAGCTGACCACCCGGATGGAGTCACCTCGCCAGCGACCCTGCACGGTCGGCGATCGGGCGGTGTCGACGGCGGGAGGCTCGACCTGATGGCGACCGGTCGATTCCTCCTCAAGCGAGCCCTGCAAGGCGTGTTCGTGATCTGGGGAGTCGTGACCGTGGTCTTCCTGCTGCGCTTCGTCACGCCGGGCAACCCGATCACGTTCGTCGCGCCGCTCGACGCGAGCCAGGCGCTCCGCCAGCAGATCGCGGCCGAGCTCGGGTTGAACCGCCCGATATACGTCCAGTACGTCGACTATCTCGCCTCCCTCCTCCAGGGCGACATGGGCTACTCGTACATCTCGGGCACCGCGGCGAGCACCCGCATCTTCAACCGGCTGCCCGCGACGCTCGAACTCGCGATCGCCGCGACCGTCGTCGCCGTCTGCCTCTCGATCCCGCTCGGCGTGGTCAGCGCGACCCATCGCCACCAGCCCGCCGACTACGGCGCGACGGGGTTCTCGCTGGCCGGGATCAGCACGCCCAACTTCTGGCTCGGCATCATGCTGGTGCTCGTGTTCGCGGTGCAGTTCGGGCTGTTCCCGA
This Halococcus agarilyticus DNA region includes the following protein-coding sequences:
- a CDS encoding ABC transporter permease; the protein is MATGRFLLKRALQGVFVIWGVVTVVFLLRFVTPGNPITFVAPLDASQALRQQIAAELGLNRPIYVQYVDYLASLLQGDMGYSYISGTAASTRIFNRLPATLELAIAATVVAVCLSIPLGVVSATHRHQPADYGATGFSLAGISTPNFWLGIMLVLVFAVQFGLFPTSRRVVGFLPAIEMLFTEGSVDGLVTWLAHITLPAITLGTYFTALITRLTRSGMLDELGKTYIRASRAKGLPETLVRYKHALRNTLIPVITVVGLQLGTLIGGAVITEAVFAWPGLGTLVINAINARDWPMIQGSLIVIGAGFVIVNLLVDALYASLNPQVANE